A region of the Kineosporiaceae bacterium genome:
TGGTGTCGCCAGTGGGGGGAGGCGCCTCGTGCCGCCTCGCCGGAAACTGGCCGCAGTCGAAGCGCCAGCCCGCACCATGCCCAACCTCAGGACCGCGGTCGAGGCCACCATCGCTGAGATGTCCTGGCTGGAGCCGAGCGACTACGCCATGTGCGACGTCGCCCGGGCGATCGCTGACCAGATCGAGACCGCGGTCGAGTTGCAGCAGGAGTACGTCGATCTCATTCGGCAGTGCGACGGCGACCCGGGACTGATCAAGCGCATCCAGAAGTTCGAGGCCGCAGCCAACGTTCAGAAGGCAGTCGGCTGGCTCGGCGTGCAACTGCAAGGGGTCCTTCGGGATCTCGGTGGCGCGCCCGCATCGAGGAAGTCAATGCAGGTAACCGCGCCAACCGGCGCGCGCTTGGCCGCCCTGCGGAATGGGCTGTCCAAGCCCACCGATTCACCGAGCACCTGATCCGTGCTCGGGGGCGCATCGCGCCCGCAGCTCGCCCCGCTTCGTGAGCGGCGGGGCGAGCTGCAAGCTCACGGACGCTCACGGGAGAGTCTCGATGTCCAAGTTCCTCGATCTGACCGGGCACACCTTCGGTCGCCTCACCGTCCTGAGCCTGGCTGACCGCAAGAACGGCCGAATCGCATGGACCTGCACATGCACCTGCGGCGCGACGGTCTCCGTCCAGGCCAACAATCTGCGGAGCGGCAACAGCACGTCCTGCGGTTGCGCGAACAGGGAAGTGCACCGCGCGCGGATGGCCGAGCTCGGCAGGATGCCGAACAGGACCAAGCCGGACGACGAGATCGGCTACACCGCCGCTCACGATCGGGTCCGCAAGGTGAACGGCTCGGCGTCGCTCCACTCGTGTGTTGACTGTGGGGTCAAAGCCCAGGACTGGAGTCTGAAGGCCGGCGCAGAGAAGGCCCGCCCCGCAGGTGGGATCGGCACCGGCTCCAGGTGCCTCATCAGCCCCGACCCGACCGACTATGAGCCGCGCTGCAAGAAGTGCCACGCGGCACAGGACGGCCACGGCGGATGGGGCTGGAGACACGGCCGGCGGTCAGCGTGACCCTGCTCGGCAAGGTCACCCCGCGGCTGATGACGCCACCGGCTGTGACCGGCCCGCCAGGTCCGTGCATCTGCGGTGAGTGCGCCCTGACGCCGGCTACGTCGCTCGGCTTCTCGGTCATCGAGTTCGCCGAGATGGTCGGCATGCCGTTGCTCGACTGGCAGAAGCTGCTCGTGGTCCACGGCATGGAACTGCTACCGAACGGCCTCCCCAGATTCCGCACCGTCCTCGCGTGCATCGCGAGACAGTCGGGAAAAACGAGCCTGCTCAAGGTCGTAGCCGCGTGGTGGCTGATGGTTCAGCAGGTGCCGCTGGTGATGGGCCTTTCAACCAAGCTCGAAACGGCCGCCGAAGCATGGCGCGGTTGTCTCGAGCTACTGCGCTCCGATCCTGAACTGGCGCAACTCATTGCCGACGTCCGCAAGACGAACGGCCAGGAGTGCATCACCACGACCGACGGTTCCCGCTACAAGATCGCAGCGGCCAACGATGACGCCGGTCGAGGCCTGACGATCCACCGTCTGATCCTCGACGAGATCAGGCAGCAGAAGACGTGGCATACCTGGTCGGCCGCGGTGAAGGCCATGACCGCCGTCGCCGACGCCCAGGCGTGGTGCATCTCGAACGCCGGGTCGGATGACTCGGTGGTGCTCAACTCTCTTCGCGCGTCGGCGCTCTCACAGGAGCCGGACGCCGAGGATCCAATCGGACTGTTCGAGTGGTCGGCCCCGGACGGCTGTGCGATCGACGACCCAGAGGCGTGGGTCCAGGCGAATCCGAGCCTCGGCCTGATCGTCACCGAGGCTGCGATCCGCTCGGCGCTGGTCACCGACCCGGAGCCGGTATTCAGAGTTGAAGTGCTCTGTCAGCGCGTCCGTTCGATGAGCCCCGTCGTCGCGGCCGAGTCGTGGAACCGGTGCTTCGAGCCGGGCGACCTGGACTCGCTGCGGTCTCGGGTGGCGCTGTGCTTCGACGTCTCGCTCGACGGCCAGCACGCCACCCTCGTTGCGGCGGCAGTGCAGGACGACGGCCGGGTGCGCGTCGAGCCGGTCACCTCCTGGTCCGGGCCGACGTGCGTGACCGACCTCGAGCGGGACCTGCCCAGCGCGGTGGCACGGATCAAGCCGCGGGCGCTGGGCTGGCTGCCGTCGGGTCCGGCCGCTGCGGTTGCCGCGTCGATGGCGAAGCGGTTCGGCTGGCCACCCCGCGGGGTGAAGGTCGAAGAGATCCGCGGCGACCTGCCGGCTGCGTGCATGGGGCTGGCGAAGGAGATCGAGGCGGGGACTCTGGTCCACTCCGCTGACCCGCTGCTCACGGCTCATGTAACGACGTCGGAACGCAAGGCACAGGGCGACCGATGGGTGTTCACCCGCAAGGGCGCAGGCCATTGTGACGCTGCGTATTCGACTGCCGGGGCTGTTCACCTGGCCCGCCATATGCCCGCCAAGCGACGTGCTTCCGGCGTCATCGCCGTCCCCGCCTGACCACCCAACGACCCCGAGAGGCGGTGACGCATGGCCGGTTTCTGGCACCGCACCGCCGTCTACTGGGGTCTGAGCGAGCCGCGCGAGGAGATGTCCGACGCGCCCGCCGAGGAGTTCTCGGCGTCCCCGGTCGATGCGCATATCGCTGCCCAGGTGGCGGCGGTGCAGTCCGGGCCTGCGGCGTACAGCGCGCCGGTGACGCGAGAGTTCGCGCTCAACGTCCCGGCGGTGTTGCGTGGCCGGAACATCATCTGTGCGATCGCGACGCTGCCGCTGCAGCACTACCTGGCGGCCGAGAACAAGGTCGTGCGCTCGCCACTGCTGGAGCAGATCGACCCGGATGTCACGAACCTGGTGACGCTGGCGCAGACGGTCGAAGATCTGATCTTCGACGCGCTGTCGTGGTGGCAGGTGCTGGCGTTCGATGCGCAGGGGTTCCCCGTCTCGGCGCGTCACCTCGAGCCCGGCCGGGTGAGTCTGGACCCACCGCATGCCCGGGCTGCGCAGTCTCTGCCGTCCGGTGTGGACGTCCGCTCGGTGGTGTGGGTGGACGGCAAGGCGGTGCCCAAGTCGTCGATGATCCGGTTCGACTCCCCGAACCCTCCACTTCTGGTGGCCGGCCGTCGGGCGATCCGGCGTGCTGCACTGCTGGACACGACGGCGGCCATGTTCGCGGAGCACCCCCGCCCGCTGGAGTACTACACCCCGCAGGACGACGCTGATCCTGACCTGGACGAGGTCCGTCAGACGCTGCTCGATATCAAGATGGCGCGGCAGACCGGGGCCATCGCCTACATCGGTGCGGGGCTGGAGCGGCACGAGGCCGGTTCTACGTCGCCGGCTGACCTGCAGCTGGTGCAGCTGCAGGCCCGCGCCAGCCTCGACATCGCGAACGCTCTGGGTCTGGACCCCGAGGATCTGGGCGTCAGCACGACGTCGCGCAGCTACGCCAACATCACCGACCGTAGGCGCGACCGGATCAACGACACCTTGGCCCCGTACATGCTGGCCATCACCTCGCGGCTGTCGATGAACGACGTGACGCGCCGTGGGTACGCGGCCCGGTTCGACCTGTCGGACTACCTCAAGGCGGACCCGGCCACCCGCGCTTCGGTGCAGGCGATCTATCTGGACAAGGGCGTGGTCGACCCGGCCGAGGTCCGCGCCGACGAGGGGTTGCCGCCCCGCGAGATCGAGCCGCCGGCCGCCCTCGAGCCCCCGGCTGCGCCAGCCGAACCCCCCGCCGCTGCCGCGGCCAGTCGAAGGGACGTTATCCCGATGCACCGCGACCGCGACCTGCCCATCGCCGCCACGTTCAGCGCGGCCCTCGCGCCCGAGGCCGACCCCACCGCCGCGCCGGGACGGGTGACCTTCAACGTCCCTGCGGCCCGGGCCGGGTTCAAGGTCGACCTGGAGAAGCGGACCATCGTCGGCCTGGCCGTGCCCTACGGCGAGGTGACGAGCGACTGGCGCGCCATCCAGTTCCGGGCGGGGTCGATCGCGCGAATGGGTTCCCCTGAGCCGGTGCTGTTGTCGCACGACGGGATGCCGGTCGGTGTCGTGTCCTCGACGACCGACGCGGATGGCGGCATGTCGGCGTCGCTGCGGATCTCGAAGACATCAACCGGTGACGACGCCCTGGTCCTCGCTGACGACGGCGCGATCACGGGCCTGTCGGTCGGCGTCGACGTGCACAAGTACGAGCTGGACACGGACACCGACGTCATGACCGTGACCGAGGCGACGCTCCGTGAGATCAGCCTCACCCCGTTCCCCGCGTTCGATTCGGCGCGGATCACCAAGGTCCAGATGACCCAGCAGCAGGAAGGAAGTCCCGCGATGAAGTGCACGATCTGCGGCCACGAACACGCGGCGGGCACGCCGTGCACCGTCACGGCCTCTGTCACCACCCCGCAGGCCCCGGCGCCCGCCCCGGCCGAGCCGAGCACCACGCAGGTGTTCACCGCCCCCCCGGTCAACGTCACGGTGCAGATGCCCGAGACCTTCGCCGCCGATGTGGCCACCGCCCTGGGCGAGGCCCGGGCGTTCGTCGACCCCGACCGCCGGCCGACCGGCGCCGCGTTCGTCAGTGAGCCCCTGCCGTACCGGTTCGGTGGCGCCCCCGCCGAGCATGACTTCTCCACCGACGTGTTCGCGGCTGCCCGCAGCCGTGACCCGGAGGCTCAGACCCGCCTCAACAAGTTCATGGAGGCATGGTCCAGCCAGGCGTTCGCGGTGGCGACCACCGACGTGGACGAGCTGAACCCGACCCGGCAGCGCCCGGATCTGTGGGTGGATCAGAAGGACTACGTGACCCCGATCTGGGACAGCGTCGTCAAGGGCACCATCCCCGACGCAACTCCGTTCGCGCTGCCGAAGTTCAACAGCGCCTCGGGCCTGGTCGCCGACCACACGCAGGGCAGCGAGCCCACCTACGGGTCGTACACCACGACCGGGCAGACCATCACCCCGGCGCCGATCTCGGGCGGCGTGGAGATCAACCGCGAGGTCATGGATCAGGGCGGCAACCCGCAGATCAGCGTGATCCTGTGGAATCAGATCCAGCGGAACTACCGTGAGGCGCTGGAGTCGAAGATCGCTGCGACCCTGAACGGGTTGTCGGCGGGCCTGACCACCATCACCATCACGACCGCGGCGGCTGACTCGGCCCTGGTGTCGGCGGTGCGTTCGGCGTTCGGCGCCCTGCAGTTCGTCCGGGGCGGGTTCCGCTTCCGCGACCTCAAGGTGCAGGTGGACCTGTACACCGCGCTGCTCAACGCGAAGGACACCCAGAACCGGCCGTTCTTCGCTGCCCGCGGGCAGATGAACACGGACGGCTCGGCTGACTCGCTGTGGGCCGCCCTGGACGTCAACGGGCTCATGGCCGTCCCGGCGTGGGCGCTCGGCGCGACCAGCGCGAACAGCTCGAAGAGCTGGCTGTACGACCGCAACGACGTGCACGGCTGGGCCACCCGCCGCAGCGCCTGGACTTCGAGTACCAGGTCAAGAGCGTCGTGATGGGCGTCTGGGGCTACCAGGCGACCGCAGTCACCGACATCACCGGGGTTCGGGCCGTCGCGTACGACCCGGCCTGACCCTCGCCCCCTGACCTGATCCGGGTGGCCCGGGCTCATCCCCTGGGCCACCCGGATCGGGCGCCGCCTTCTCTCGTCTCGCCCCGGAGGTTCCCGTCATGGCCCGCAGCAACACCGTCGCCCAGCCCGTCGAGGAGTCCCCGGCCGGCATCTCGTCCGCCCCGGAGGTTCCCGCCGAGGCGCCCGCCCCGATCGACCTGTCGGGGTTCGATCCCGAGGCCCACGCGGCGAAGATCAGCGGCGGCTACACCGTCACCACCGCGCCCGTCGAGTCCTGATCCACCCCTGACGTCGAGGAGTCCCCGTGGCCTACCCTCCGAGCACCCTGCCGACGAATGCTGTCGACGGCGCATCGCCCACGGACACCACGCCGACCGCGGTGCTGACTGCGGACGAAGTGAACGCCACGAACAGCGCGATCAACGACGTGGTGTCCGAGCTGGGCGCGAACCCGTCGGGGACCGCGGTGACGGTCGGTGCTCGCCTGGACGACATCGAGGCCGATGTCACGGCGCTCGGCGCAGGGTCGATCCCGGACGGCAGCGTGTCGACGGCCAAGCTTGCCAACGGCGCCGTGACGGCCGCGAAGGTCGCCGCCGACGTGGCAACTCAGGCCGAGCTTGACGCCTTGGCGTCGGCGACAACGGCCGCTCTGGCGGGCAAGGCGAGTACCTCTCACGGTCATGTCGTCGCCGACACCACGGGCCTACAGGCCGCACTGGACGGCAAGGCTGCGACAGCCCATGCGCACTCGGCTGCCGACGTCACCACGGGCACCCTGCCCTTGGCGCGAGGCGGCACGGGCGGTACGGATGCCGCTACCGCGCGCACTGCGCTGGGGCTCGGGTCGGCGGCTGTCGTCAACGCCGGCACGGCCTCGGTGAGGTCCCGGTGTTGGGCGCGGGCGGGGTGCTGCCGATGGCTCGACTGGCCACGGGTACCCCGGATGGCAGCAAGTTCGTTCGGGATGATGGCGCGCTGGCCGTGCCCGCCGGTGGGTCGGTCGCTACCGGTCGCGGCAAGTACGGCGGCACGACCCTGCTGTCGAACATTGGGGGCCGCGCTACCGCGTACCGAATCGACGGGGTCGCCAACAACCGGGCACAATACGTCCCGTTCGTGGTTCCCTCGACGATCGTTATTGATCAGATGGTGATCGAGGTCACGACCGCTGTGGCGTCCGGCCTCGGGCGCCTGGCGATCTACCAGGCCGACAATAACTGGCAGCCTGGAACGCGGCTGGTCGACTCGGGCGACATCGACTGCAGTACGACCGGCGTCAAGGCCGTCACCATCTCAGACCTCACCCTCACCCCCGGCGTGTACCTCTGGTGGCACAACGCTTCCGTGGGGGGCATGAACTGGCGTTCATGCGCCCTGCCCGCCATCGACGGGTCTCGCCTGGGACACCATTGCGTCCAGCAGTTCGCCGCCGATCTCCTGGGGGTTCGTGAGGGTGAAGACAGCATGATTCGCAGGGTCGAGAACTACGCGAACGGTGGCCTCGAGTCGGTTGAGGAGTGGAATCCCGTAGCGGGCACGTACGTCCGGCGGAACGGCGAGGGTGTGCAGGTCGAGACGCGCGCCCTTGCTCCCGCGGAGGTGGCCGCGCTTGCGGCGCAGGACACTGCGGAGCAGGCCGAGACCAACGGTCGCACCCTGGGGCAGCGCCTACGGACCCTGCTCGCCAGGAACGCCGAGTTCCTGGCGCTCGCATCACCGACGGTGGCCGAGCGGAACGCGCAGACGGCGCGCCTCACTCGAGAGTGCTCGGCGCTGATCCGGTACGTGCTGCGTGACCTGGACGACATCAGCGGGACCGAGTAACCCCCAGCGTCCGCACCGACCCCACCTGACCATCTCACCCTCCCGAGGAGGCCACCGTGGGCGTGCTCGGTCATGCCAGGCTGGGGATTACCGTGCTCGGCCAGCCGGAGGCCACCGGCGGCGGCACCGGCGGGTCGGCGGTGGCCGACAGCCTCGGCAATGGTCTCGACGTGCGGAGGTTCTACCTCGGCGACGTCGTACACCTGTTGTTCACGGTCACCGACGACGTGGGTACCGCAGTCGCGACGGGGGGCTACGCCCTGGTCGTGCGGCACGAGGCCGGAACGCTGGACGACATTACGGCGGGGGTCACCTCCGAGACCGTCGGGTCGTTCGTCGCCGGGTATGCGCCTGCGGCGCTGGGCCGGCACGTGGCGACGTTCGCCGCGACGGGTGACTATGCGGGCGTCGCCTCGGTCATCTTCGACGTCGACGCGCTCGACCTGGCATTCATCACCCTCGACGAGCTGCGCGACTACCTCGGTGCCACCTCCGCGACGGACGACGACCTCACCACGGCCCTGCGCGCCGAGCGTGCCGCGCAGGCACAGCGGTGCCGGATCGACCCCTACACCTACGAGCTGCGTGAGGCGCTGATGCGCAGGGTGGCCCGCAACCTCGCGGCCCGGTCCGTGCCCGTCGCCACTTACACGTCGTTCGAGGGTGGCGCCACGTCCACCCGGGTGCCATCCGTCGACGCCGAGTTGCGCCGCCTCGAAGGCGCCTACAGGAAGCTGGTGTGCGGGTGAGCATCGCCGACACCAAGACCGAGCTGGCCGACCTGCTCGCAGCCATCCCCGGCGCGGGCCTGCGCATCCGCACCCGCCCCATCACCGGGGCACTGAAGACCGGTGACGGCTGGATCGTGACCCGCCGCGTCGAGCCCGGGCCGCGCTTCGGTGACGCGACCCTGGTCACCTGCGAGGTCCTGATCGTGGCCGGTGTCGACGAGGCTGCCGCCGAGGCCTACTCCGATGCGCACTCGGCCGTCATCCTGCGGACCGTCCTGCACTCCGATCTGCCGACCTCGCAGCAGTCGATCACGCAGCAGTCGATGGTCGCGGGGCAGGCCGCGACCCCGGTCTACGTCCTCGTTCTCACCGCGGCCATCGAGGTCGAGTGAGCGGCAGGGAAACCCCCTCTGCCGCCTGAGTAATCCGCCCCGCCCATCCCCTCACAGGAGGTCGATCCGCCGTGCCCGCTCTCGGAACCAGGAAGCTTCGTCTGTATGTCGACGGCACCGAGTACACCGCCGACGCCAGCAACGTCCGCATCACCACCGAGGAGTCCGACACCGACTTCGTGTCGTTCGCCGCGGCCGCGGCTGGTGGCGCCCGCGACTACAAGCTGGCGCTGACCATCGCGCAGGACACCTCCACCACCAGCCTCTGGCACAAGCTGTGGACCGAGGCCGGCGACGATGTCACCTACGAGGTGTGGCCCAACGGCCAGGCCACCGTCGCGCCGACCACGCCGACCACCACTTACCCGAAGTTCTCGGGCACCCTCACCCTGATCGAGCCCGACGGGGATTTCCTGGGCGGCGAGGCCAACGCGTCCAACACTGCGCGCTTCACCACCGAGGTCGAGCTGCCCCTCACCGGCAAGCCCACGATGGCCACCGCCTGACCGATGGCCATCTCCGGCGGTGTCCGCGTCGAGGGACTCAACCAGCTCACCAGGAACCTGCTGACGCTGGGCCTCGAGATCGACGACCTCAAGGAGGCATTCGGGGGGATCGCCGCCGAGGCCGCCCAGGTCGCCGCGGGGTTCGCGCCGAAACGCACCGGGCGCCTCGCGGCATCGGTGCGCGGGAACAGGGCGAAGAATAAAGCCGTGGTGATGGCCGGGCGGGCCAGCGTGGTCTACGCCGGCCCGATCAATTACGGCTGGCCGGCCCGGAAGATCGCGACGTCCGGGTTCATGCAGAAGGCCGACGAGGTCATGGCACCGAAGGCGCTGCAGGCGCTGGAGGACGCAATCGATAACAAGATCAAGTCGAAGGGGTTGGGATGACCACCAAGACCGAGACGACGCCGGCCGACGAGCCGTCCGCGCTGCCGAGCTTCGAGGATGCAGTCGGGTCGCTGAGCGGGTTCGAAGAGCTGGCCATCGCCAAGGCTTTCAAGGCTGAGCTGTCGGACCTGTCGGCGACCATGACGATGCGCGCCCTCGTGTTCGTCCAGGCCCGCCGCGAGCAGATGAACGATCAAGAGGCCTACCGGACGGCGATGCAACTAACGCTCGCCGGGACGAAGGCGCGGTTCGCCGCGCTCGACGACGACGCCGAGGACGACTCGGGAAAAGGCTGACCGCGAGCCTTGACCGGGCGTGGGCCAACGCCGTCGTGGGCACCGGCCTGGCTTACACCCCCACCGAGTACCTGGCGATGACCCGGTCCCAGCGTGCGGCCCTGGTCGCCGAGGCCAACAAGAGCAACAAGAGGAGGTGACCCCCGGTGGGTGTCGGTTCGACCATCAAGATCGCCATCCTGGCCGAGGCCGCGAAGGCCAAGGCCGAGATGGCATCCGTGACCAAGTCAGCCGAGGGGATGGCCTCCAAGCTCAAGGGTGGGGTGGCGCTCGCCGCTGGCGCGGCGGGGGTCGCGCTCGGGGCGATGGCGGTCAGTGCTGTCGCCGGGGCGCGGGAGTCTGCGGAGATCCACCGGGTGCTCGAGTCGCAGATCAAGGGGATGGGCGCCGCCGCGGCGACTGCGTTCGGTGGCGCCACCAAGTTCGCGGAGGACTACGGCAAGGCTATCGGTAAGGACGACGACGACATCCTCAAGGTCGTCAACAAGCTGTCGACGTTCCCGGCCGCGTTCGGCAAGGGAACCCTTGGCGCAGAGGGGATGCGGCGCGCCACGCAGGCCGCGTTCGACCTCGAGGCCGCAGGCGTGGGAAGCGCCGAGTCGAACATCATCGGCCTGGGCAAGGCTATGGACAACCCGATCAAGGGCCTGACCGCGCTGTCCAAGTCCGGGGTGAGCTTCACCGATGAGCAGAAGAAGCAGATCACCCAGTACACCAAGCAAGGTGACCTGGCGAAGGCGCAAGCCGTTCTGCTGCAGGGCATCGAGTCGAACGCCAAGGGCGCGGCGAATGCTCAGGCCGACGGCTTGACCCGGGCCAAGGTCGCCCTGGACGGGTTCGCCGAGGGCCTGGCATCGAAGCTGCTGCCCTACCTCGACCGGTTCGGGGCGTGGTTCACCGACGTTGGCATACCCACCATCGAGCGATTCGGGGCATGGTTCGGGACCAACGTTGCCCCGGTCATCGGGCAGGCATTCGAGGCCGCCAAGTCCGCGGGCTCTGCGTTCATCGACGTCCTGTCGAACCCCGCAGTGCAGGCCTTCGCGGCGTCCATCGGGACGATCGTCGCGGGCCTGAAGATCTACCAAGGCACCATGGCCCTGATCCGGGCCGCGACCGTCGCGTGGACCGCCGTCCAGACCGCGCTCAACGTCGTCATGACGGCCAACCCGATCGGCTTGATCGTGCTCGCGATCGCGGCCCTGATCGCTGGGTTCGTGGTGGCATACAAGCGCTCGGAGACGTTCCGCGACATCGTCAATGGGGTCTGGTCGTCGATCAAGAATGCGATCAACGCGGTGATCGAGTGGTTCACCACGACCATTCCGCGGATCTGGGAGTCCGCCACCGCGATGTGGGACGGCGTGGTGGCCGGTGCGCAGGCGACCTGGGAGGCCATCAAGGCTGCCGCCGCCGCCACGCTGGCCGCGATCACCGCGACCTGGGAGGCCATCAAGGCTGCCGCCGCCGCGGTCTGGACTGCGATCACGTCGGCGGCTCAGGCCACATGGACCGCGATCACCACCGCAGTGCAACTGTTCGTGGCCGTGATCATCGCCCGCTTCAACGCCTTCAAGGCCGCCATGCTGGCGATCTGGGAGGCGGTCAAGGTGGCGGCCGTCCTCGTGTGGGACGGGATCAAGGCTGCCATCCAGGCCGTCGTCACTGCCCTGACATTCCTGTTCGATGGCTGGAAGAAGGTCATCCTCGCTCTCTGGACCGGCATTCGGGTCGCCGCTGAGGCGGCGTGGGCTGGGATCAAGACGGCGATCAGTACCGCGATCACCGCCGCCAAGACCGTGGTCACGAGCACGATCGAGGGGATCAAGAAACTCTTCTCGCCGAGCACCCTGCTGAATGCCGGGCGCCAGCTCATCCAGGGACTCATCGACGGGATCGGCGACCGGATCGAGGCCGCCGTGCAGAAGGTCCGCGACGGTGTTGCCCGGATCAAGGGGCTACTGCCTGGGTCGCCGATCAAGTGGGGTCCGCTGACCAGCTGGAACAACGGCGGCGCCGGCAAGCGGCTGATGGACATGCTCGCCACCGGCATCAGGTCCGGCGCCCCTGGCGTCTCGGCCGCCCTGAGCGACGGGATCTCGGCGTCCGCGACGGTCGGGATCGGCGCTGTCGACCAGGCCGCGGGGACCGGCACGGCGCGCACCGTGACGATCGAGAACCTCAACGTGCAGATCCCGGGCAGCTTCGATCTGGCGTCACCGGCAGAGCGAAAGGCTGTCGCCGAGGCGCTGGTCCGCGAGATCCAGGAATCGCTTGTGGCCTACGAGGGCGGGCGTCGATGACCCGGGGCGGCTTCTCACTCACCTCGAAATCACTTCACCCCCAGGGAGATCCCGCATGACCGCCGACAAGCACCCGAACCTGGCGCGGTCGAGGGTCCTGACCGCTCCGTCGCCAGCGACATCCGGTGTCATGCTCGGGGTCGAGTCCGGCGACGGCGCTGCGTTCACGCCACCGTGCCGGGTGACGGCATGGCCCAACGGCACCAGTCCGACGCGTGCCAATGCCGAGATTCTGCGGGTGACGGCGCAGTCCGGGGATACCCTCACGGTGACGCGGCATGCCGAGACGTGGCCCGGGTCGGCCGCGCGGGAGATCGGCCCCGGGTGGAATCTCTCGGCCACCGTCACCGCCGGGTCGCTGGCGGGTGCGTACCTCTCGATCGACGAGCACCCGCCGACCCCGCAGCAGTACCGCCAGGCAGGTGACCCCGACTGGACGTTGGGTCTGCAGCGGATGCTCGACGCCGGGAAGACCGCAGCCTACATCCCGCCGAGCAGCACGCCCTACGACATCAGCGCCACCCTCACCCAGCCGCTCGGGGTGGACGACCTGACGCTGGCCCCAGGCGCCACGATTCGGGCCGTAGCGGCCATCAGTGGCCCGATGC
Encoded here:
- a CDS encoding terminase translates to MTLLGKVTPRLMTPPAVTGPPGPCICGECALTPATSLGFSVIEFAEMVGMPLLDWQKLLVVHGMELLPNGLPRFRTVLACIARQSGKTSLLKVVAAWWLMVQQVPLVMGLSTKLETAAEAWRGCLELLRSDPELAQLIADVRKTNGQECITTTDGSRYKIAAANDDAGRGLTIHRLILDEIRQQKTWHTWSAAVKAMTAVADAQAWCISNAGSDDSVVLNSLRASALSQEPDAEDPIGLFEWSAPDGCAIDDPEAWVQANPSLGLIVTEAAIRSALVTDPEPVFRVEVLCQRVRSMSPVVAAESWNRCFEPGDLDSLRSRVALCFDVSLDGQHATLVAAAVQDDGRVRVEPVTSWSGPTCVTDLERDLPSAVARIKPRALGWLPSGPAAAVAASMAKRFGWPPRGVKVEEIRGDLPAACMGLAKEIEAGTLVHSADPLLTAHVTTSERKAQGDRWVFTRKGAGHCDAAYSTAGAVHLARHMPAKRRASGVIAVPA
- a CDS encoding phage portal protein — its product is MAGFWHRTAVYWGLSEPREEMSDAPAEEFSASPVDAHIAAQVAAVQSGPAAYSAPVTREFALNVPAVLRGRNIICAIATLPLQHYLAAENKVVRSPLLEQIDPDVTNLVTLAQTVEDLIFDALSWWQVLAFDAQGFPVSARHLEPGRVSLDPPHARAAQSLPSGVDVRSVVWVDGKAVPKSSMIRFDSPNPPLLVAGRRAIRRAALLDTTAAMFAEHPRPLEYYTPQDDADPDLDEVRQTLLDIKMARQTGAIAYIGAGLERHEAGSTSPADLQLVQLQARASLDIANALGLDPEDLGVSTTSRSYANITDRRRDRINDTLAPYMLAITSRLSMNDVTRRGYAARFDLSDYLKADPATRASVQAIYLDKGVVDPAEVRADEGLPPREIEPPAALEPPAAPAEPPAAAAASRRDVIPMHRDRDLPIAATFSAALAPEADPTAAPGRVTFNVPAARAGFKVDLEKRTIVGLAVPYGEVTSDWRAIQFRAGSIARMGSPEPVLLSHDGMPVGVVSSTTDADGGMSASLRISKTSTGDDALVLADDGAITGLSVGVDVHKYELDTDTDVMTVTEATLREISLTPFPAFDSARITKVQMTQQQEGSPAMKCTICGHEHAAGTPCTVTASVTTPQAPAPAPAEPSTTQVFTAPPVNVTVQMPETFAADVATALGEARAFVDPDRRPTGAAFVSEPLPYRFGGAPAEHDFSTDVFAAARSRDPEAQTRLNKFMEAWSSQAFAVATTDVDELNPTRQRPDLWVDQKDYVTPIWDSVVKGTIPDATPFALPKFNSASGLVADHTQGSEPTYGSYTTTGQTITPAPISGGVEINREVMDQGGNPQISVILWNQIQRNYREALESKIAATLNGLSAGLTTITITTAAADSALVSAVRSAFGALQFVRGGFRFRDLKVQVDLYTALLNAKDTQNRPFFAARGQMNTDGSADSLWAALDVNGLMAVPAWALGATSANSSKSWLYDRNDVHGWATRRSAWTSSTRSRAS
- a CDS encoding HK97 gp10 family phage protein translates to MAISGGVRVEGLNQLTRNLLTLGLEIDDLKEAFGGIAAEAAQVAAGFAPKRTGRLAASVRGNRAKNKAVVMAGRASVVYAGPINYGWPARKIATSGFMQKADEVMAPKALQALEDAIDNKIKSKGLG